AGCGGCTAGAACGCTCGGTGGCTTCGCTTCTTCCTACGAGGGCAAAAGACGCCTCTACGTCTGAAGCTCCATCCCCCTCCCATTCTGAACGAGCCGCTTCCGCTTTTAATTATTATTTAATTAAGTCTCCAACAAACTTCGGTAATACGAATGCTGCTTTATGCAGTTCTTTTGTGTAATATTTCGTTTCGATTTCGTGGAAACGCTCTTCGCTTACTTCTAATGGGTCATATTCTTTAGATCCAATTGTAAATGTCCACATTCCACTTGGGTATGTTGGGATATTCGCTGTGTATAAACGTGTAATTGGGAAGATTTCTTTTACGTCTTTAAACACAGTTGAAATTAATTCTGGTGTAAACCAAGGGTTATCCGTTTGAGCAACGAAAATCCCATCTGCTTTTAACGCTTTTGAAATTCCAGCGTAGAATCCTTTTGTAAATAAGTTTACTGCTGGGCCTACTGGCTCTGTAGAGTCAACCATAATTACATCGTACTCATTTTCGCTTTCTGCGATGTGTAGGAAACCGTCTCCTACTTTTACTTCAACACGCTCGTTATCTAACGCACCTGCAATTGATGGTAAGTACTGTTTAGAGTACTCGATTACTTTACCGTCGATTTCAACAAGTGTTGCTTTCTTTACGCTTGGGTGCTTTAATACTTCACGGATTACACCACCATCACCACCGCCAACAACTAATACGTTCTCAGGGTTTGGATGTGTAAATAAAGGTACGTGTGCCACCATTTCGTGATACACAAACTCGTCCTTCTCTGTTGTCATAACCATGCCATCTAAAATAAGCATGTTTCCGAACTCTTCTGTCTCAACCATATCAAGCTTTTGAAATTCTGTTTGCTCCGTATGTAATGTGCGGTTAATACGCGCCGTAATTCCAAAATGTTTTGTTTGTTTTTCAGTGAACCATAGTTCCATCGTACAATCACGCCTTTCATTGCAAATTTATAATAGGGACATCATTAATGTCCCCTAACAAAAATAAAACAAAACATACAAAATGTATAGTTAAAAGTACAAAAATACCGAAAATATATTTTGGTAAAAGTATTTTTATTCATATATTATTTAAACACTATATTTAACAACAAAGAAAACCCTTTCTTAAGAAAGGGTTTCTGATTCTAATTTAGAACCTTCTCGAACAGGAATCAAAATCATAACACAACCAACTAATACAACAATTCCCCCAACTAAAAATGGACTTTGCGGTGAAATCGCATGGCCGATAATTCCTGATAAAATTGGTGCAATTGCCCCGCCAAGCCAACGAACGAAATTGTATACACCGGACGTAATAGATCTTTCATAAGGTGAAATATCCATGACATAGCTTGTATATAAAGCGTTATTTAGTCCCGATGCTAATCCAGATAAGACGATAAGAACAATTTGTAACCACATAACTTTAACAAAAAATAATGCGATTAGCAGAATTGCAAATACAAGTAAGCTAAATCGTAACAATGCTTTCGGTTCATATTTCCCTTCTAATTTATGCGCTAATATTGCAGATCCATATGCTAAAGCAAGTCCCCAACCGCAAAATACGAAACCTAACTGAATTGCCGATAAATGCATAATAAGTGGTGAATATGCTAATACAACGAAAAATCCGTAATAATATAACATACCTGAAATTGCACCTTGCATAAACGGTTTATACTTAATAAGGTTAAGTAACTCCCCCACTCCAGCTGCTTTTCGCTGTACTTTTCGCTCCGGCTCTTTTACAAAAAAGAAAACAAGAATAAATGCTAATAAAATTAAAAGACTTGTCGCAAAAAATGGGTAACGCCAAGAATGTCCACCTAGTAGTCCTCCTAATAATGGTCCACCGGCCATCCCTAAACCAATCGCAGCTTCATATAAACCAACCGCTTCATGTACTTCTTTACTAAGAGCAATTAATAATGTCATCGCTGTTGCGAAAAACATCGCATTACCTAGCCCCCAGCCAGCACGGAAAAGAGATAACTGGGCAATCGTTTGTGATATACCACATATAAAAGCAAATACAGTTACAATTGATAAACCAATTGTCATCATTCTCTTATCACCAAACCGTGCTGCGAATAAACCAGCCGGTAGCATCATAATTGCCATCGTTAAAATATAAGCTGTAAATAACATCTCCACTTGCCAATGCGTTGCCCCTATCTTCTCAGCGATAATCGGCAATATAGGATCAACTACTCCGATGCCTGAAAAGGCAAGAAAAGTAGCCAGCACTGTAATCAATCTTCCCAATTTTTGTTTGCTCTCCATATTCATTACTCTCCTTTTGTGTCCTCCAAGAATTTACGTGCACGCCCTAAACTATTCTCTAATTCTGCTTTCACGCGCTCCATTTGTTTCATTTTTGTATCCAGCGTTTGCACTTGGTTCTCAAGCATATCCTTAATTTCTTGAATCACTTCACGGTCACGTGGATTGTCACTATTTCGTCTTTGTTCCATGCGTTCTTTTAATGATAAGAAATGCTGCATTTCTTGAAGTGTGATTCCTAATACTTCTTTCGCTTCTACAATCTTTTTAATACGTACAATATCTTCATCTGTATAAAGACGAATATTCCCTTCGCTACGCTCCGGCGGATAAATTAAACCAATTTCCTCATAATAACGAAGTGTACGTTTTGTTAATCCAACTTGCTTCGTTACCTCATCAATCTTATACATGTTTATTCCTCCCCTCATCACATTATTACACTTTACGTTAACGTTAACTTTTATGCAAGTGTTATACTTCTGTAAATGTTTGGCATATGGATTGTATTTTTCTCGTCGCAGTTTCATAATGGAAGAAATGAACTCATAAGGAGATTTTCAGATGAAAAAACCACTTATTTTTGCCCATCGCGGAGTTAAAGGAACACATCCGGAGAATACAATGATTGCTTTCCAAGAAGCAGAGCGTGTTGGTGCCCATGGCATTGAACTTGATGTTCACCTTTCGAAAGATGGTGAGATTGTTGTGATTCACGATGAAACTGTTGATCGCACAACAAGTGGAATTGGACTTGTTTCTGAAAAAACAGTAGTGGAATTACAGTCTCTTGATGCCGGTAGCCATAAAAACCCTTCTTTTCATGAAGCAAAGATTCCAACCTTACGCGAAGTATTCATTTGGCTCTCTACGACAAATTTACAACTTAATATTGAATTAAAAACAGACGTAATCCACTATCCAGGTATCGAAGAAAAGGTTGTCGACCTCGTTCGTGAATATCATCTTTCAAACCAAATTATATTCTCATCTTTTAACCATGATTCCGTTTCCCTACTCGCGGAAATTGCACCTGAAATTCCAAGAGCTATTTTATACGATGAACCACTCAGTGATCCAATTGCTGCAGCCAAGAAAAGGAAGGCGTCCGGATTACACCCAAATTTTCAGTTACTAACAAAAGAATTTGTGCAAACTGCACAGCAGCAAGGCTATGTTTTCCGTCCCTATACAATCAATGAAAATAAAGACTTACAAACAATGATCGATTACGGTGTAGATGTAATTATTACGGATTGGCCAATGCGCGCTTTTGAGCTTCTTTCTTAATTGAAAGGGCTCTTTTTCATTTTGTGTTTAAAATACGAAAAAACCCTCAATACTAATAAAAGTATACGATGAGGGGATGAAAAAGATGGATCAAACTGTGAATCCAAAACTGAAAAAATATAAACGTCTTTTCTTCACCGCACTTTTTTCATGCATTCTTTTTTTCGTTTTTTCGTTTTTTATCATCATCATAGTAGCAAAGATTATGGGGCCGCCTCCCATCGCTGTCCCGCAAACGAGCACCTTTTATGCCAATGATGATACTGTAATAGGACAAAGCAACGGGATGCAAAAGCGCTATAACGTATCTCTCGACCAAATCTCTCCTTATGTGAGAGAAGCGACACTCTCTATTGAAGACCAACGATTCTATGATCACCATGGCTTCGATATAAAAAGAATTGCTGGTGCAATCATTGCAGATATAAAAGCAATGGCAAAGGTCCAAGGTGCTAGTACGATTACGCAGCAATATGCCCGCAATCTATATTTAGATCATGATAAAACTTGGAAACGAAAAGCGTTAGAAGCAATATATACCATTCGTCTTGAGGTTAATTACAGCAAGAATCATATTTTAGAAGGATATTTAAATACGATTTATTACGGACACGGCGCTTATGGTATTGAAGCCGCTTCCCGTCTTTACTTTAATAAATCTGCTAGTGACTTGACATTAGCAGAGGCTAGTATGTTAGCTGGTATCCCAAAAGGCCCTAGCGTATATTCTCCCTATTTAAAGGAGGAACGAGCAAAAACAAGACAATCAATCATTTTAGATGAAATGGTAGAGCAGGGCTATATTACGAAAGGGCAATCTTCCTCTGCCAAAAAGGAAAAGCTTACATTTGCTTCATTAGAAACAAAAGAAGTCGCAGAAATAGCACCTTATTTCCAACACGCTGTACACTCCTCTCTCCTGCATGATATTGGACTCGATGAGCAAACATTACAGCGCGGTGGATTCCATATTTACACAACACTAGACCCAAAACTACAAACAATAGCCGAGCAATCTGTAAAAGATACGATTCCAGAAACAACTAATATACAAACGGCTCTTGTCTCAATGAATCCGAAAACAGGAGAAGTAGCAGCTCTTATTGGTGGAAAAGATTATAAAGAAAGTCAATTTAACCGAGCGATTCAGGCATCTCGCCAACCAGGATCCACCTTTAAACCTTTTTTATATTATGCTGCACTCGAAAAAGGATTTACACCAGCGACTCGCTTAAAAAGCGAATATACAGTATTTACATTAGGAGACGGTGTTTCTAAATATAAACCGAAAAATTATAAAGACTACTATGCCGATGATTTTGTGACGATGGCGCAAGCCCTTGCTGTATCAGATAACGTATATGCCGTGAAAACACATTTATTTTTAGGAGAGGACTCTTTAGCAAAAACCGCTAAGCAATTTGGGATTATAAGTTCATTAAAAGATGTACCATCCCTTGCCCTTGGTACGTCTCCTGTAAAACCAATTGAAATGGTAGGTGCGTACAGTATGTTTGCCAATGGGGGAAAACAAGTAAAACCAACCTTTATTCGCCGCGTTGTCGATCATGAAGGGAATATTTTATATGATGCACATTTAGAAAGTAAACAAGTGCTCGATAAAAATAATACGTTTGTAATGGAAGAAATGATGACAGGAATGTTCAATAAAAAACTAAGTGGGTATGCTTCTGTTACAGGACAATCCCTGCTTCCAAAACTATCACGTACGTATGCAGGAAAATCTGGTTCCACAGAAACAGATAGCTGGATGATCGGCTTCACTCCGCAAATAGTAACAGGTGTATGGGTCGGATACGATCAGCCAAAATCCATCACAAACCCAGCAGAACAAGGCTACGCAAAAAAAATATGGGCCGATACGATGGAAAAAGGACTAGAGGGTCAGCCTAAAAAGGAATTCAAGCAACCAAGTGATATTATTGCTGTAAATATCAATCCTGAAAATGGAAAAATCGCAACGAAAGGCTGTCCAGTTTCCGTGAAAATGTATTTTGCAAAAGGAACAGAACCGACTGAATACTGCATGGATCATATTGATGATAAAGAAGAATTCGAGAAGGCTAGCAAAGAGAAGAAAAAAGAGAGCTGGTGGAAAAAATACTTTCCATGGTAAATACTTATCTTATTTGTAGCATCAATATATCGGTGCTTCGACACAACATATCGACGTTCCGACAATATACGACATAAAGAGAAATACTACCATACCCCAAAAACACCAAAGGCTACCAGAATTTCTCCCGGTAGCCTTAAAATTATTCTCCTAATAATGCATGACGCAATTCTTCACTAGACTCGTTCCAAATTGCTTCATTATGCTCTTTTAAGAATGTACCAAGCACCTTCTTAGATGGTTCATCCATATGGTCAACCATGATGTAACGTTTTAATGATTTATCCATCTTGTTTACATGCTCTGGAAGTGATTTATAACCACGGCGAATTTCACGATCAACTGTCATCTCACAAGCTGTTACACCTGCATAGTAAGCACCTTTTGCCGTTCTCTCAATTGTTACCCACACAAGCCAATACGGTTTTCCATTTGGAACTTCATCTTTATTTGTTAAAAACTTAATCCCTTTTTCCACAGTACTACGCGCATGCATCGCACCAATATCAACAAATGCAGTTTGCTCTAATACATCTACAAAAACAGGTGAAATATTTTCTAAACTTAACGCCCCAACACCAAAGCCACCATGCCCATCTGTTGAATCATTCTTCACAATATTAAAACCGATTTTTTTCTTTTTCTCTGTCATATGTAAACTCCTCCTCACTCATGTATTACATTAGCCCAAATATAGGTGCAATAATACTTTGTAAAAATCCTAGTACGTGCGGGATTACTACACTGAAAATTGGTTGAATTGTATAACGGTCAAGCGGTGTAATAACAAGAATCAATAAAGCAATTGCTCCATATTTCTCATATTGCGTCATTTTCGCACGAACATTTGCCGGTGCTAAGTCTTCAATTACACGATATCCATCCAGCGGTGGAATCGGTAATAAGTTAAAAACAAATAAAACGATATTAAGAACAATAAAAATTTGGAAGAATTGACCTAATGTATCCGCCACCGCAAATGGGATGGCATCTAGTACTCCAAACCTTAACAAACTGTACCAAATGATTAAACCGATAGCACTTAAGATTAGGTTACTAATCGGTCCTGCAATAGAAACTAGTACACCAGCAAGACGTGGTCTTTTAAAGTTATAAGGGTTAACAGGTACCGGACGTGCCCAACCGAACCCAAGAATTAATACTGCAATCATTCCGATCGGGTCTAAATGAGACATTGGTGATAAAGTTAAACGCCCCTGCCTTTTCGCTGTATCATCACCAAACTTATATGCAACATATGCATGTGCAAATTCATGCATAGACAACGCGATAATAATAGCCATTGCTACCAGTGGAATTTGGTGCAGTGGATATCTAAATAACTGATCCATACTTCATCTCCTCTTCATTATGTCAAAAAAAGAAAATATTTGTTTTTTCGATTGTTCTTCCTTAGAATCCGTTATAATAAGATTGTAACTTACATAAAAGGAGCGATTGTACATGCCATACGTAACAGTGAAAATGCTAGAAGGACGCACAGAAGAACAAAAGAAAGCTCTTGCTGAGAAAGTAACAACAGCAGTAAGCGAAACAACTGGTGCTCCAGAAGAAAACATCGTTGTTTTCATCGAAGAAATGTCTAAAAATCATTATGCAGTTGGCGGAAAACGCTTAAGCGACAAATAATTTCAGTTTTCTTTACTAAGAAGCAGTCCTATGACTGCTTCTTATTTCTTTCCTTCTAATAACTCAATAATTTTCTCTTTATATTTTCCTTTTCTTCCATCTTCATAGATTAAATCATGCGGATAGAAAAGTTTTTGATCCCTTCTCTTCTTACCAGTAATCGCTTCTACAATATCAGATTCACGCGAAAGCTCTCTGAGATCTCCATTTGGCATAAGAAGCAAGATTGGAAGCCGCTCTTCTTCTTCTCCGGCACGGTAAAAGTCATACGGTAAGTCCGATGTTGAATCAACAACTAAATAGTACTCTGGATCGAGTCCAATCTTTTTAAATAAACTACTTAATTCCATCCAATTATCTAAACCATGATTCTCTGTAAACTCTACATATTTAAAGAGATTTCGGTTCATAAAACGGCGACATAAATCACTTAGAATTTGGTCATCTTCATCTTGCCATACCTGGAAATAATAATACATTACATTCTCGTCTAGCTTTAAATAATCCTCTACTGTTACCTCTTCTTCAAATAAAGAATAGAAATGAACAGGATG
This sequence is a window from Bacillus pseudomycoides DSM 12442. Protein-coding genes within it:
- a CDS encoding YwhD family protein; translation: MTEKKKKIGFNIVKNDSTDGHGGFGVGALSLENISPVFVDVLEQTAFVDIGAMHARSTVEKGIKFLTNKDEVPNGKPYWLVWVTIERTAKGAYYAGVTACEMTVDREIRRGYKSLPEHVNKMDKSLKRYIMVDHMDEPSKKVLGTFLKEHNEAIWNESSEELRHALLGE
- a CDS encoding MFS transporter — its product is MESKQKLGRLITVLATFLAFSGIGVVDPILPIIAEKIGATHWQVEMLFTAYILTMAIMMLPAGLFAARFGDKRMMTIGLSIVTVFAFICGISQTIAQLSLFRAGWGLGNAMFFATAMTLLIALSKEVHEAVGLYEAAIGLGMAGGPLLGGLLGGHSWRYPFFATSLLILLAFILVFFFVKEPERKVQRKAAGVGELLNLIKYKPFMQGAISGMLYYYGFFVVLAYSPLIMHLSAIQLGFVFCGWGLALAYGSAILAHKLEGKYEPKALLRFSLLVFAILLIALFFVKVMWLQIVLIVLSGLASGLNNALYTSYVMDISPYERSITSGVYNFVRWLGGAIAPILSGIIGHAISPQSPFLVGGIVVLVGCVMILIPVREGSKLESETLS
- a CDS encoding MerR family transcriptional regulator, translated to MYKIDEVTKQVGLTKRTLRYYEEIGLIYPPERSEGNIRLYTDEDIVRIKKIVEAKEVLGITLQEMQHFLSLKERMEQRRNSDNPRDREVIQEIKDMLENQVQTLDTKMKQMERVKAELENSLGRARKFLEDTKGE
- a CDS encoding glycerophosphodiester phosphodiesterase, giving the protein MKKPLIFAHRGVKGTHPENTMIAFQEAERVGAHGIELDVHLSKDGEIVVIHDETVDRTTSGIGLVSEKTVVELQSLDAGSHKNPSFHEAKIPTLREVFIWLSTTNLQLNIELKTDVIHYPGIEEKVVDLVREYHLSNQIIFSSFNHDSVSLLAEIAPEIPRAILYDEPLSDPIAAAKKRKASGLHPNFQLLTKEFVQTAQQQGYVFRPYTINENKDLQTMIDYGVDVIITDWPMRAFELLS
- a CDS encoding 2-hydroxymuconate tautomerase translates to MPYVTVKMLEGRTEEQKKALAEKVTTAVSETTGAPEENIVVFIEEMSKNHYAVGGKRLSDK
- the speE gene encoding spermidine synthase, whose product is MELWFTEKQTKHFGITARINRTLHTEQTEFQKLDMVETEEFGNMLILDGMVMTTEKDEFVYHEMVAHVPLFTHPNPENVLVVGGGDGGVIREVLKHPSVKKATLVEIDGKVIEYSKQYLPSIAGALDNERVEVKVGDGFLHIAESENEYDVIMVDSTEPVGPAVNLFTKGFYAGISKALKADGIFVAQTDNPWFTPELISTVFKDVKEIFPITRLYTANIPTYPSGMWTFTIGSKEYDPLEVSEERFHEIETKYYTKELHKAAFVLPKFVGDLIK
- a CDS encoding site-2 protease family protein — encoded protein: MDQLFRYPLHQIPLVAMAIIIALSMHEFAHAYVAYKFGDDTAKRQGRLTLSPMSHLDPIGMIAVLILGFGWARPVPVNPYNFKRPRLAGVLVSIAGPISNLILSAIGLIIWYSLLRFGVLDAIPFAVADTLGQFFQIFIVLNIVLFVFNLLPIPPLDGYRVIEDLAPANVRAKMTQYEKYGAIALLILVITPLDRYTIQPIFSVVIPHVLGFLQSIIAPIFGLM
- a CDS encoding transglycosylase domain-containing protein, coding for MDQTVNPKLKKYKRLFFTALFSCILFFVFSFFIIIIVAKIMGPPPIAVPQTSTFYANDDTVIGQSNGMQKRYNVSLDQISPYVREATLSIEDQRFYDHHGFDIKRIAGAIIADIKAMAKVQGASTITQQYARNLYLDHDKTWKRKALEAIYTIRLEVNYSKNHILEGYLNTIYYGHGAYGIEAASRLYFNKSASDLTLAEASMLAGIPKGPSVYSPYLKEERAKTRQSIILDEMVEQGYITKGQSSSAKKEKLTFASLETKEVAEIAPYFQHAVHSSLLHDIGLDEQTLQRGGFHIYTTLDPKLQTIAEQSVKDTIPETTNIQTALVSMNPKTGEVAALIGGKDYKESQFNRAIQASRQPGSTFKPFLYYAALEKGFTPATRLKSEYTVFTLGDGVSKYKPKNYKDYYADDFVTMAQALAVSDNVYAVKTHLFLGEDSLAKTAKQFGIISSLKDVPSLALGTSPVKPIEMVGAYSMFANGGKQVKPTFIRRVVDHEGNILYDAHLESKQVLDKNNTFVMEEMMTGMFNKKLSGYASVTGQSLLPKLSRTYAGKSGSTETDSWMIGFTPQIVTGVWVGYDQPKSITNPAEQGYAKKIWADTMEKGLEGQPKKEFKQPSDIIAVNINPENGKIATKGCPVSVKMYFAKGTEPTEYCMDHIDDKEEFEKASKEKKKESWWKKYFPW